The Nitrospirales bacterium genome includes a window with the following:
- a CDS encoding phosphocholine cytidylyltransferase family protein: MKAIILAAGVGKRLGAAADGLPKCLIHIGGKSLLARHLENFTSLGIRQVTIVVGYEQETIRQTVDALDFPGTVHFVVNPQYTRGSITSFWEARHAIDDDVVIMDADVLYHPAILRRLVESSYPNALLVDETVTQETEECMVAIQGNRVIKLSKQLPPAYDFAGEGVGFLKVSKSCKDTLVGSIHRSILAERLDSEYEDGLQDFFNNVQVGFERIGGLPWVEIDFPADVQRAEQEVLPEILGVGSIPALQPKSKSKSKNDEQDSVEQPIEVS, translated from the coding sequence GTGAAAGCGATTATATTAGCCGCTGGTGTTGGCAAACGATTGGGGGCTGCGGCCGATGGGTTGCCGAAGTGCCTCATACATATCGGGGGAAAATCGTTGCTCGCCCGTCATCTGGAAAATTTCACCTCTTTGGGGATCAGGCAGGTCACGATCGTCGTTGGGTATGAACAAGAGACGATCCGGCAAACAGTTGATGCGTTAGATTTTCCCGGAACGGTGCATTTCGTGGTGAATCCTCAGTACACACGAGGAAGCATTACCTCTTTTTGGGAAGCCAGACATGCGATCGATGACGATGTCGTCATCATGGATGCCGATGTTCTGTATCATCCCGCTATACTTCGACGGCTGGTCGAATCGTCCTACCCCAATGCTCTGTTGGTGGATGAAACGGTGACACAAGAAACCGAGGAATGCATGGTCGCTATTCAAGGCAATCGCGTGATCAAGCTCAGTAAGCAGCTACCACCAGCATATGATTTTGCCGGAGAGGGGGTCGGTTTTTTAAAGGTGAGCAAAAGCTGCAAAGATACATTGGTTGGCTCCATTCACCGATCAATTCTGGCCGAACGGCTGGATAGCGAGTATGAAGATGGGCTCCAGGACTTTTTTAACAATGTCCAAGTCGGGTTTGAACGGATAGGAGGGCTTCCCTGGGTCGAAATTGACTTCCCCGCCGATGTGCAACGAGCCGAGCAGGAAGTATTGCCTGAAATTTTGGGCGTCGGCAGTATCCCTGCGCTACAGCCTAAATCGAAGTCTAAGTCGAAGAATGACGAACAGGATTCAGTGGAACAACCCATAGAAGTATCATGA
- a CDS encoding DedA family protein has protein sequence MSAADYSLGGLFLSAFISSTLFPGGSEVVLAVLVAQQNHNPWVLCGVATAGNTLGGMSSWAIGWLLSWRYPVSGLVKVRHRQAVERVQRWGNPLLLLSWVPVIGDPLCVAAGWLRIRGIVALMFIGFGKALRYAVIVALLS, from the coding sequence ATGTCGGCGGCGGACTATTCTCTTGGCGGACTTTTCCTGAGCGCGTTTATTTCATCGACGCTGTTTCCTGGGGGCTCAGAAGTTGTTCTCGCAGTTTTAGTCGCCCAGCAAAACCATAATCCCTGGGTGTTGTGCGGAGTCGCGACGGCAGGCAATACATTAGGAGGCATGAGTTCCTGGGCCATCGGATGGTTGTTGAGCTGGCGGTATCCTGTTTCGGGTCTGGTTAAGGTTCGTCATCGTCAAGCTGTTGAACGGGTTCAACGATGGGGAAATCCTCTCTTACTCTTGTCATGGGTTCCGGTCATTGGCGATCCCCTATGTGTGGCCGCAGGGTGGTTGCGTATCCGTGGGATTGTTGCGCTGATGTTTATAGGATTCGGGAAAGCTCTCAGATATGCCGTGATTGTTGCCCTGTTGTCCTAA
- a CDS encoding DegT/DnrJ/EryC1/StrS family aminotransferase yields MKVPLLDLKLQFQPIRRELLGTIEEVCDDQGFVLGPRVEQFEQVLGKYVGTGHAVGVASGSDALLLSLVALDVRPGDEVITVPFTFFSTAGVISRLGATPVFVDIQATSFNLDADQLVAKITSRTKAIIPVHLFGQCAEMEKISAVAAEYDIPVIEDACQAIGAARNGVRAGGFGTTGCFSFFPSKNLGGFGDGGIVTTHDEKIADRLRALRVHGSRSDYHHHLIGMNSRLDALQAAVLQSKLPYLDEWTEKRRSNAQEYARLFQEAGLLDRVTLPVAATSNYHVFNQYTIRTTQRDQLSAYLTKQGIGNKIYYPVPLHLQECYQVLGYEKGQFPVSEQTAHEVLSLPIYPELSSEQLSYVVRMIKEFFEISDTN; encoded by the coding sequence ATGAAGGTTCCTCTTCTTGACTTGAAATTGCAGTTTCAACCGATTCGTCGAGAGCTCTTGGGTACGATCGAGGAAGTCTGTGATGATCAAGGGTTTGTCCTTGGGCCTCGTGTCGAGCAATTCGAGCAAGTGCTCGGGAAATATGTCGGGACTGGCCATGCTGTCGGGGTGGCCTCCGGCAGCGATGCGTTGCTTCTATCTCTGGTGGCGTTGGATGTGAGGCCGGGAGACGAGGTCATCACCGTGCCATTTACGTTTTTTTCGACGGCTGGAGTGATTTCACGGTTGGGGGCGACTCCGGTGTTTGTCGATATCCAGGCGACCAGCTTTAACCTCGATGCCGATCAGCTTGTGGCTAAAATAACGAGCCGGACAAAGGCGATTATTCCCGTGCATCTCTTCGGACAATGTGCGGAAATGGAGAAAATTTCTGCCGTCGCTGCCGAGTATGACATCCCGGTGATCGAAGACGCTTGTCAGGCGATAGGAGCCGCGAGGAATGGCGTGCGAGCAGGCGGGTTTGGCACAACAGGGTGTTTTAGCTTTTTCCCCTCGAAGAATCTTGGCGGATTTGGAGATGGGGGAATCGTGACGACACACGATGAAAAGATTGCTGACCGGCTACGCGCGTTGCGCGTGCATGGCAGTCGATCCGATTACCATCATCATTTGATTGGCATGAATAGCCGTCTTGACGCCCTGCAGGCTGCCGTCCTTCAATCGAAACTACCATACCTTGACGAATGGACAGAAAAACGACGAAGCAATGCCCAGGAATATGCACGTTTGTTTCAGGAGGCAGGACTCCTGGACAGAGTTACTCTTCCTGTCGCCGCCACGTCGAATTATCATGTGTTTAATCAATACACGATTCGGACCACACAACGCGATCAGCTGAGCGCGTACCTCACCAAACAAGGCATCGGGAATAAAATCTATTATCCCGTTCCGCTTCACCTTCAGGAATGCTACCAAGTCTTGGGCTATGAGAAGGGGCAATTTCCCGTTTCCGAACAGACAGCCCATGAAGTACTCTCACTTCCTATCTATCCGGAACTCTCTTCTGAACAACTTAGCTATGTCGTCAGAATGATCAAAGAGTTTTTTGAGATTTCCGACACGAATTGA
- a CDS encoding DEAD/DEAH box helicase, translated as MSDEPPYLLQKLKALPPNHLYALAPKDYILRGYDYYSRERLESYRWNADYTVLTAYVRGSQQYAVQLSEQGAGLQYTCTCPAWSSSNHCKHVICALLTTINILSPETFSLPGNTSAHRDKLQERLLPHASLSSAHLSLDHGASHFEVVLSDHEKSASLTIQKQGVPCRSFYGIPTELTLLMRGTLDPAWMAHENFLGYLEQHGNAHQLIFATPEERIPLTWRPSLHYRSATELDLKGDQIEVSARCLLHGAVQEHARPFQRLIVNLEAQTISPLEDSHGWDTYTLIGNVLEEERWLRPRDSRPPRTPPRIQRDAYNPASDVLTFGSRSQAERLCISLEIFNRLHLNFISQTEVYRDLILKVRGKTVSSSEFTKAEHRHPPLTYRLSILSYDDERAPIQANLREPLALLQPEVRLGSQNLEPHASTFQAIPFIEQARELPPAFRSQKRKTIMWKTFFQLLGTTGSTEAHRLINNAMSADEFQAYAIKSEAKHILKEWHAAYREEDFRLACTTEQWHLISNEKAQQALLYAIPYEIFGHRLFKNMIRHDQMSLPHATLHAQLPDLHAKLLAAGIELRYHDKPILTSKWEFSVTAQRPPDIDWFEIRPEITCDGVVVSESTWRDAIQKGTVSETDEGIRIVDVNAMEVLRSIFSLLPGSKPGKDKHKKPSVVRVPTLQILDWIVLRKHGVNIVLPKDDEAIFERLLNFEKIETIPLPQHLQIQLRTYQTRGYQWLSFLYQHRFGACLADDMGLGKTLQAISLLAGIHEGLMPNESSSAKPPGPHLIVLPPTLLFNWEHEITRFYPTFRIRWYSGKERSTDFTDCDIVLTTYGIVRRDIEILAKHVFHVIIFDEAQAVKNITAHSTGAARRLNGRFKLAMTGTPLENHLGEYYSIIDLCLPGLLGEYDDFRSQMKSHEPPMLEQLLRRTKPFVLRRTKAETLQELPPKIETDVYLDLTDRQKSLYQHTVAQIRPTIEDAYRTKTTAQARVIALTAILKLRQICLSPKLLQPTSTESSPKITCLLDRLHELLDEGHSALVFSQFTSFLDLVEQEFQSHHLPYSRLDGSTPTKTRKTLVQNFQEDPQPSVFLLSLKAGGQGLNLTKASYVFHLDPWWNPAVENQASDRAHRIGQQQQVSIMRFLMHHTIEEKMMELKQHKLALYDAIMEGSTQRGAGAGITKEDFDFLLS; from the coding sequence ATGTCCGATGAACCACCATATCTTCTCCAAAAGCTCAAGGCATTACCGCCCAATCATCTGTATGCCTTAGCTCCCAAGGACTATATCCTTCGAGGGTACGACTACTATTCACGCGAACGCCTCGAGTCATATCGTTGGAATGCAGACTACACCGTGTTAACGGCGTACGTACGAGGCAGTCAACAATATGCAGTCCAATTATCCGAACAGGGTGCAGGACTCCAGTATACGTGTACCTGTCCGGCTTGGTCTTCCAGCAATCACTGTAAGCACGTTATCTGTGCACTTCTCACCACTATTAATATCTTATCGCCTGAAACTTTTTCGCTGCCGGGCAACACCTCCGCGCATCGCGACAAGTTGCAAGAACGTTTACTACCTCACGCATCATTATCCTCCGCTCATCTCTCGCTAGACCACGGTGCTTCACACTTTGAAGTCGTGCTCTCCGATCATGAGAAGTCGGCAAGTCTTACGATTCAAAAACAAGGCGTGCCATGCCGTTCGTTTTACGGCATCCCGACTGAGCTAACCTTATTAATGCGTGGAACGCTGGATCCCGCCTGGATGGCTCATGAGAACTTCTTAGGCTACCTGGAACAACATGGCAATGCCCATCAACTTATCTTTGCCACACCGGAAGAACGCATACCCCTCACTTGGCGACCCTCACTCCACTACCGATCTGCGACAGAACTTGACCTAAAGGGAGACCAGATTGAAGTCTCAGCACGCTGCCTTTTGCACGGAGCCGTCCAGGAACACGCTCGCCCCTTTCAACGTTTGATCGTCAACCTCGAAGCACAAACGATTTCCCCGCTAGAGGATTCGCATGGATGGGACACCTATACACTCATAGGAAACGTCCTTGAGGAAGAACGGTGGTTGAGGCCTCGCGACTCGCGTCCTCCTCGGACTCCACCACGCATACAACGAGATGCCTACAATCCTGCTTCAGATGTCCTGACTTTCGGGTCACGCTCCCAAGCAGAACGATTGTGCATATCATTGGAGATCTTCAATCGGCTTCATCTTAATTTTATCAGCCAAACAGAAGTCTACCGGGATCTCATCTTAAAGGTCCGCGGAAAGACCGTCTCCTCGTCCGAGTTCACAAAAGCGGAGCACCGACACCCCCCTCTCACCTATCGCCTCAGTATTCTTTCCTACGACGACGAAAGAGCCCCCATCCAAGCCAACCTACGAGAACCACTGGCTCTCCTGCAGCCGGAAGTGCGTCTCGGCTCACAAAACCTTGAGCCCCATGCGTCGACCTTTCAGGCTATTCCATTCATTGAACAAGCACGGGAGCTTCCTCCAGCCTTTCGGTCGCAAAAACGCAAGACCATCATGTGGAAAACGTTTTTTCAACTGCTCGGCACCACCGGATCGACCGAAGCCCATCGTCTCATTAACAATGCGATGTCAGCCGACGAATTTCAGGCCTATGCCATCAAATCTGAAGCCAAGCATATCCTCAAGGAATGGCACGCCGCATATCGAGAAGAAGACTTTCGATTGGCGTGTACCACTGAACAGTGGCATCTCATTTCCAATGAAAAAGCTCAACAAGCCCTCCTCTATGCCATTCCGTATGAAATTTTTGGCCACCGTCTATTTAAAAATATGATCCGACACGATCAGATGTCGCTGCCTCATGCCACGCTCCATGCACAGCTTCCAGATCTTCATGCCAAACTTCTGGCAGCAGGCATTGAACTGCGCTACCACGACAAACCAATCCTCACATCCAAATGGGAATTTTCCGTTACCGCACAACGACCTCCGGATATCGATTGGTTTGAAATCCGACCGGAAATCACATGCGATGGGGTTGTCGTATCAGAATCGACATGGCGTGACGCAATTCAAAAGGGAACGGTTTCCGAGACCGATGAAGGCATTCGAATCGTCGACGTGAACGCGATGGAAGTCCTCCGCTCCATTTTCTCCCTCTTGCCCGGATCGAAACCCGGCAAAGACAAGCACAAAAAGCCTTCTGTGGTCCGGGTGCCCACCTTGCAAATCCTCGACTGGATCGTGTTACGGAAACATGGAGTCAACATCGTCCTTCCCAAGGACGATGAGGCCATCTTCGAACGGTTGTTGAATTTCGAGAAGATCGAGACTATCCCCCTACCTCAACACCTCCAGATTCAGCTTCGTACCTACCAAACACGGGGCTATCAATGGCTTAGTTTTCTCTACCAACATCGTTTTGGCGCATGTCTGGCCGATGATATGGGTCTGGGAAAAACCTTACAAGCGATTAGCTTATTGGCAGGTATTCATGAAGGCCTGATGCCTAACGAGTCATCCTCAGCCAAGCCACCCGGTCCTCATCTTATCGTTCTGCCCCCAACGTTACTCTTCAATTGGGAACATGAAATCACGAGATTTTACCCCACATTCCGAATTCGATGGTACAGCGGAAAGGAACGATCGACGGATTTCACGGATTGTGACATCGTGCTCACCACCTACGGCATTGTTCGACGGGATATCGAGATACTTGCAAAGCATGTCTTTCATGTGATCATTTTTGACGAAGCGCAGGCCGTCAAAAACATCACGGCTCACTCGACCGGCGCCGCGAGACGATTGAACGGCAGGTTCAAACTGGCGATGACCGGCACGCCCCTTGAAAACCACCTTGGGGAATACTATTCCATCATCGACCTGTGTCTGCCCGGCCTACTCGGCGAGTACGATGACTTTCGGTCTCAGATGAAATCGCACGAACCTCCGATGCTTGAGCAACTTCTACGACGGACAAAACCTTTCGTCCTTAGACGCACAAAAGCCGAAACTCTTCAAGAACTCCCACCGAAAATCGAAACGGATGTCTACCTTGACCTGACCGATCGACAAAAATCTCTGTACCAACACACCGTGGCCCAGATTCGGCCAACCATCGAAGACGCCTATCGCACGAAAACCACCGCGCAAGCCCGCGTTATCGCATTGACCGCCATCTTAAAACTCCGGCAAATCTGCCTTTCACCCAAGCTGCTTCAACCGACAAGTACCGAGTCATCCCCAAAAATTACCTGCTTGTTGGATCGTTTGCATGAATTGTTAGACGAAGGGCACAGCGCGCTCGTCTTTTCTCAGTTCACGTCGTTTCTCGACCTGGTTGAGCAGGAGTTTCAATCCCATCACCTTCCCTATAGTCGCCTGGATGGTTCCACTCCCACAAAAACCCGCAAAACACTCGTGCAAAATTTCCAAGAAGATCCCCAGCCATCGGTATTTCTGTTAAGCCTGAAGGCTGGAGGACAAGGCCTGAATCTCACCAAAGCGTCGTATGTTTTTCATCTGGACCCATGGTGGAACCCGGCCGTCGAGAATCAGGCTTCGGACCGCGCTCATCGGATCGGCCAGCAACAACAGGTTTCCATCATGCGATTCTTGATGCATCACACGATCGAAGAAAAAATGATGGAACTGAAACAACACAAGCTGGCGCTCTACGACGCCATCATGGAAGGCTCCACGCAACGCGGAGCCGGTGCCGGTATCACCAAAGAAGACTTTGATTTTTTATTGAGCTGA
- a CDS encoding flippase-like domain-containing protein, whose amino-acid sequence MLKLIFLVFGLVVLTGIVWHIGPDSILRTASQLGPVPLVIILSPMILVYGFEAVGWRLTLGDHARRVGFAQLFAIRMAGESVNVTTPAAYVGGEPLKAYLLKPYGVPFVEGLASVVTAKTTMTIAQVLFILVGIGLAFWILGASEHYLLAALVSVGLLAFGLALFMLIQRYGLAMGCLRVLNACRIRLTFLETRRAALEELDSTIRRFYTHHRRTFYVALATFFLAWMLETLEVYAILYFLDVPVDILTSVSIAALTVFIKGSTFFIPGSLGAQEGGYVLLLLAYGYPEVTGITFALIRRLREILWIGIGLFCLVLLKGRGEIVENDTPPSETR is encoded by the coding sequence GTGCTTAAACTCATCTTTCTGGTATTTGGTCTGGTTGTCCTGACTGGAATCGTCTGGCACATCGGACCGGACTCCATTCTCCGGACCGCCTCTCAACTAGGCCCTGTGCCGCTCGTGATTATTCTCTCCCCTATGATTCTGGTCTATGGCTTTGAAGCCGTGGGTTGGCGGCTGACGCTCGGTGATCATGCTCGACGGGTCGGGTTCGCTCAGCTCTTTGCCATTCGAATGGCCGGTGAGAGCGTGAACGTGACCACTCCGGCAGCATACGTGGGAGGTGAACCGCTCAAGGCCTACCTCCTCAAGCCCTATGGCGTGCCATTTGTGGAAGGGCTGGCCTCTGTCGTGACAGCTAAGACGACGATGACCATTGCTCAGGTCTTGTTTATTTTAGTGGGGATCGGGCTGGCGTTTTGGATTCTCGGGGCGTCTGAACATTATCTCCTCGCTGCTCTGGTGAGCGTGGGATTGCTGGCGTTTGGGCTGGCCTTGTTCATGCTGATCCAGCGTTATGGACTGGCGATGGGATGTCTTCGAGTATTGAATGCGTGTCGTATCCGGTTGACATTTTTAGAAACACGCCGCGCGGCACTGGAAGAACTGGATTCCACCATTCGCCGTTTTTATACGCACCATCGCCGGACATTCTATGTGGCGTTGGCCACATTTTTTCTCGCCTGGATGTTGGAAACATTAGAAGTCTATGCCATCTTGTACTTTTTAGATGTTCCGGTTGATATCCTCACGTCGGTGTCCATTGCCGCGTTGACGGTGTTCATCAAAGGCAGCACCTTCTTCATTCCTGGTAGTTTGGGCGCTCAAGAAGGCGGCTATGTCTTGCTGCTGCTGGCCTATGGCTATCCCGAAGTGACAGGTATTACGTTCGCGTTAATCCGTCGTTTACGTGAAATTTTGTGGATTGGCATCGGGCTTTTCTGTCTGGTACTCCTGAAAGGTCGCGGCGAAATTGTTGAAAATGATACCCCTCCGTCCGAGACCAGATAA
- the queF gene encoding preQ(1) synthase, translating into MKSNRSKASTRYTDQHAKSGVRTKLPAIDTWPNQYQGYEITIEVPEYTAICPKTGLPDFGTIIISYVPDQSCLELKSLKEYIHAYRNLGIFYENAVNRILADLVKACHPVSATVTGKFTARGGLSSTIQATYPE; encoded by the coding sequence ATGAAATCGAATCGTTCCAAAGCATCGACACGCTACACTGATCAGCACGCCAAAAGCGGTGTACGGACCAAGCTGCCTGCCATCGACACATGGCCGAATCAGTACCAGGGGTATGAAATCACGATTGAAGTACCGGAATATACCGCGATCTGTCCAAAAACAGGCTTGCCTGACTTTGGCACCATCATAATCAGTTACGTTCCCGACCAATCCTGCCTCGAGCTCAAGTCACTCAAAGAATACATTCATGCCTACCGCAACCTCGGCATTTTCTATGAAAATGCCGTCAACCGGATTTTGGCTGATCTCGTCAAAGCCTGTCACCCCGTCTCTGCGACTGTCACGGGAAAATTCACGGCACGCGGTGGACTGAGTAGTACTATTCAGGCGACGTATCCGGAGTGA
- a CDS encoding thiamine pyrophosphate-dependent enzyme — MQSRAQAMSAMLELITEQPLIICNGFPSREAHKLRERDENFYMIGSMGAAAGIGLGLALARPEKTVVVFDGDGNVLMSMGTLATIGALKPKNLVHVVFDNEVYGTTGNQPTYSRLVSLDKVAKAAGYHNVERVREREDIVYEFKDMLDSEGPNFLLIKVNEQIEDADRVAIEPADITRRFKARVSGS, encoded by the coding sequence ATGCAGAGTCGCGCCCAGGCCATGAGCGCGATGTTAGAGTTGATAACCGAGCAACCGTTGATCATTTGTAATGGGTTTCCATCTCGTGAGGCTCATAAGTTGCGGGAGCGTGACGAGAATTTTTATATGATCGGGTCGATGGGAGCCGCGGCAGGTATCGGGTTGGGGCTGGCGCTGGCTCGGCCAGAGAAAACCGTCGTGGTCTTTGACGGAGACGGAAACGTGTTGATGAGTATGGGAACGTTGGCGACGATCGGCGCGTTGAAGCCCAAAAATCTCGTGCATGTTGTGTTCGATAATGAAGTCTATGGGACGACGGGCAATCAACCAACGTATTCACGGCTCGTCAGTCTCGACAAGGTAGCGAAGGCGGCCGGCTATCACAATGTCGAGCGCGTCAGAGAGCGTGAGGATATCGTGTATGAGTTTAAAGATATGTTGGATAGTGAAGGCCCGAATTTCCTTTTAATCAAAGTCAACGAACAGATTGAAGATGCGGATCGTGTGGCTATCGAGCCTGCCGACATCACCCGTCGGTTTAAAGCCAGGGTGAGCGGTTCGTAG
- a CDS encoding alanine--glyoxylate aminotransferase family protein: MILLNPGPVNVSERVRRALSEPDICHRESECAELLAAIRQKLLQAFVPGSEADYTAILLTGSGTAAVEAALLSSLPQGKRIMVIINGVYGQRLWNMAGTQRLGAVEMRLDWGQAPDPEKVLLALRQHKEVHTVAMVHHETTLGFMNPAEKIAEIADAQNRVFLLDSVSGLGGEALDIVTPHMYLVASAAQKCIQGFPGVAFVIVRKGFMDRIMKYPKRNWYLNLANYYEEQERGSIPFTPAVQVYYAFREALDELLEEGVANRCARFLGYATMIRERMAALGIKAVLSPEFQSNTLTAFYLPAGVSYSTLHDQLKQEGYVIYAGQGQLESQIFRVANIGALSEKDITGFLEAFERILQKNSVLS, encoded by the coding sequence ATGATTCTACTCAATCCCGGTCCTGTAAATGTGTCCGAGCGCGTGCGACGCGCGCTCTCAGAGCCCGACATTTGCCATCGAGAATCAGAATGCGCCGAACTATTGGCTGCCATACGGCAGAAGTTACTGCAAGCCTTTGTTCCCGGTAGTGAAGCTGACTATACCGCTATCCTATTAACCGGTTCTGGGACGGCAGCGGTCGAGGCAGCCTTACTGTCCAGTTTGCCGCAAGGGAAACGGATCATGGTCATTATCAATGGTGTCTATGGACAGCGGCTGTGGAATATGGCGGGCACTCAACGACTTGGGGCCGTTGAAATGCGCTTGGATTGGGGACAGGCTCCTGATCCTGAGAAGGTTTTGCTGGCATTGCGGCAGCATAAAGAAGTTCATACGGTCGCCATGGTTCACCATGAAACGACGCTAGGCTTCATGAATCCCGCAGAAAAAATCGCGGAAATCGCGGACGCGCAAAATCGTGTTTTCCTCCTGGATTCTGTCAGTGGACTCGGGGGAGAAGCGTTGGATATCGTGACGCCACACATGTATCTGGTAGCCAGCGCTGCTCAAAAATGTATACAGGGATTTCCCGGTGTGGCCTTCGTGATCGTCAGAAAGGGGTTCATGGACCGCATCATGAAATATCCGAAACGGAATTGGTACCTGAATCTGGCGAATTATTATGAAGAGCAAGAGCGTGGTAGTATTCCCTTTACCCCGGCGGTTCAGGTTTACTATGCTTTCCGAGAGGCCCTTGATGAGCTGTTGGAAGAGGGGGTTGCCAATCGATGCGCGCGTTTTCTGGGCTACGCGACCATGATCCGTGAGCGTATGGCGGCGTTGGGCATCAAGGCCGTCCTTTCTCCTGAATTTCAGTCGAATACCTTGACGGCCTTTTACCTTCCTGCCGGTGTCTCCTACTCGACGCTTCATGATCAATTGAAACAAGAAGGCTATGTGATCTATGCCGGTCAGGGACAATTGGAATCACAAATTTTTCGTGTGGCGAATATTGGGGCATTATCGGAAAAAGACATCACAGGGTTCTTGGAAGCGTTCGAGAGAATATTACAGAAAAATAGTGTGCTCTCGTGA
- a CDS encoding DUF2835 domain-containing protein, producing the protein MAMSKIRVQLNLPPHRFLAYYEGMVDDVVARASDGRRVRFPARVLRPFMTQQGVVGSFFITYDGNKKFISIERTSDGPAS; encoded by the coding sequence ATGGCAATGTCAAAGATTCGTGTTCAACTCAATTTACCTCCTCACCGTTTTTTAGCTTATTACGAAGGTATGGTCGATGATGTGGTGGCACGAGCATCGGATGGACGCCGAGTGCGATTCCCCGCTCGGGTGTTACGTCCATTCATGACCCAACAGGGTGTTGTTGGATCTTTCTTTATTACGTATGATGGCAATAAGAAATTCATATCCATTGAGCGTACGTCCGATGGGCCAGCTTCGTAA
- a CDS encoding CDP-alcohol phosphatidyltransferase family protein, with product MDGTLNKPATSVIDTAILLTSSGVFNLGESPKVGDPSALTTVGGLTLFQRAILTLQRAGISQIWVLAGTEEKRLRAMIQEDGRIQAAIRWLPIREFPPTDPQTWEALAGEVKGSCLIIGCQTVFSTSLVQSLRMVGTDGRALLVVGRAKENQHTDNPGVVFQEEANPETLNTPVVFLDHPDEGVKKSTEFIRQTASFTAGDMVMLPSRLLGVSGVLHTRGCNPLRLALEQAAIEGIIQPVPTASSQFRDVRGPHGVQIAERSLYQSLQSLKGGMDGLVDRYVNRKFSGIFTRLFLKLGLTPNMITMVSMVLGLIAAGFFAVGSYQLGVIGALLFQLSVIIDCCDGEVARLTFSESRFGQELDIWADNVVHMAIFAGIASGAYLHGPWEGMSLPLWLGLCAVVANMVSLWLVNRARFLRSRPQELQRLDESTRSRIEFLLSNVTNRDFSVIILAFACFNILGWFLLIAAFGAWVFIAALGWVLRQSLLPRA from the coding sequence ATGGATGGAACACTTAACAAACCGGCTACAAGTGTCATTGATACAGCCATTTTGCTGACCTCTTCCGGGGTGTTTAATCTGGGAGAATCTCCGAAGGTTGGTGATCCGAGTGCTTTAACGACAGTCGGCGGGCTAACGTTATTTCAGCGCGCAATCCTGACCTTACAGCGAGCGGGAATTTCTCAGATTTGGGTGTTGGCCGGGACAGAAGAAAAACGCCTCCGAGCGATGATCCAAGAAGATGGTCGAATTCAGGCCGCGATTCGCTGGCTGCCTATTCGCGAGTTTCCACCGACCGATCCGCAAACCTGGGAGGCCTTAGCCGGTGAAGTGAAAGGTTCCTGTTTGATCATCGGATGTCAGACGGTCTTTTCAACATCCCTTGTTCAATCCCTACGAATGGTGGGAACTGACGGGCGGGCCCTTTTGGTCGTTGGCCGGGCAAAAGAAAATCAACATACGGACAATCCTGGGGTTGTGTTCCAGGAGGAGGCGAATCCCGAAACCCTCAACACTCCAGTGGTGTTTCTTGACCACCCTGATGAAGGGGTGAAGAAATCGACGGAATTCATTCGGCAAACCGCGTCTTTTACTGCTGGAGATATGGTCATGCTTCCATCTCGACTGCTTGGAGTGTCAGGGGTTTTGCATACTCGTGGATGCAATCCTCTACGATTAGCGTTAGAGCAGGCGGCCATCGAAGGCATCATTCAACCTGTGCCAACAGCTTCTTCTCAATTTCGTGATGTTCGTGGTCCCCATGGCGTTCAGATTGCTGAACGGAGTCTGTATCAGTCGCTCCAGTCGTTAAAGGGCGGGATGGATGGCTTGGTGGATCGATACGTCAATCGGAAATTTTCAGGAATTTTCACGAGGCTTTTCTTGAAATTGGGGTTAACTCCCAACATGATTACCATGGTCTCTATGGTGTTGGGGTTAATCGCTGCAGGGTTTTTTGCGGTCGGATCGTACCAACTTGGGGTCATCGGCGCATTGCTGTTTCAATTGTCGGTTATCATTGACTGCTGTGACGGAGAGGTGGCCCGGTTGACTTTCTCGGAGTCTCGGTTTGGCCAGGAGTTAGATATTTGGGCGGATAACGTCGTGCATATGGCTATTTTTGCAGGTATTGCGTCAGGAGCTTATTTGCACGGGCCGTGGGAAGGCATGAGCTTGCCGTTATGGCTTGGGTTATGTGCCGTCGTGGCAAACATGGTTTCGTTATGGCTCGTGAATCGCGCTCGTTTCCTTCGTTCCCGGCCTCAGGAGTTGCAGCGTCTTGATGAGTCCACGCGCTCACGGATAGAGTTTTTATTAAGCAACGTGACCAATCGCGATTTTTCAGTCATTATTCTCGCGTTTGCATGTTTCAACATACTGGGTTGGTTTTTATTGATCGCTGCGTTCGGGGCCTGGGTTTTTATCGCTGCATTGGGATGGGTTCTCCGTCAATCCCTTCTCCCTCGTGCTTAA